The nucleotide sequence tttcgtatgctgagtcgacaaaaagaacatcagtcggaacaaaatgtataccttcaagcttgatgaacaacttcttggcaaggctccttagataactctccagatcgtccctcctgcgagtgatgccttccatcttctcgtacagGTTGACATTGTTTTTCTTCAAGCgcgtgcactccttgttggcttcgttcatggcagatttcatcttggcgttctcttcttccaattggccggctgaagccagtttctgttcagccagagaGGTTCTATCGTCAGCTTTCTtttgagcagcagccaaatcctgatccttcttcgccagagcttcgttcagtttttctgtaaagaaatggtgcttgatttagaaagagcagaagggtactcaagcctaagacaaaccagtctacaagctcgtcttaccattggcgtcgtccttggccttttgcagctctgtcttggccaattccaagtcaaggtttagctggatctgctgtttctccaagtcagcaaagcgagctccaagatcgcaagatttctgcaaacagggaggggaagttattttacagcgaaaaacgacaaagacaatcaatactaagactacggtcgactgcccgcagtccaccatagtctcggggactacacccagtaggtgcactttgcgtgcccccaccggttcggtttacactcgacatggccagaccagatcgagcgaaagaatcaaaatacaaagactacagtcgactgccagcagtccaccgtagactcagggactacacccagtgggtgcactcagcgtgcccccgctagtccaaaaattcaatcgacgcacccagtgggtgtacagatgcaaagattttcggaaagagagtctccagatagcatatcctaacaaaaCAAGCGGTGACCAgctaacctgaacattgctttggagagccgagctggcgtcataggcggcctgactggcgtccctcaccatcttcaccttctccatcataatgcccgcctggcatatggcttccttggcagcattcacttcgtcctctgggacatgatggattgcaaaaactgaaggtgggtcggcaggagcttgagcagtcgacgaagaaggcagggcactcgacaatggtacgGCGAAGGTAAgagaaccccgattggcatcaccagcgtcctgaacgactggttccgccatcGGCGTCGAATGTGGCACCTTGCTTGCAGGAGCTTtcctatttttcctcgtcaaaggcctctcaggCTCCTCATCATTATCATCGGGGAGGTCAATAGTATTAGGAGCTGTTCAAAGATCaatcgccaaaatcacatcacccaatggtacacattgcagttgagtcgaccaaataaagacagaatgacagaaatcatacccagattggaagtgactACATCCTCCATTACCTCGTCCTCATCTCTGTAAGCTaaggtcccggaagtagcagcgctgccagttccaaagttcgtctggtTAAATCAAGAAAAAATAAACAGCACGGAGCGTTgagtgaatacaaagggagacactcacgcagaagcgacggggatgtcaatcttaatcttcggcaacgccttccgaggcttctgctctgcaactttgagatgctttgacactttttcagttggggttggtgaagatgtccgaggacgctttgaagactgaccagtctgagcaatcgccttttcacgggcgctcggtcgttcttggtcaagcttggatcgcctctccctgcgaggaggcgactcgacttcttcttcgtcacttgagTCGTCGCTTTCTTCATCCTCTTCTCCGTCAGAATGCCATttgccactgtcgccgccgctcgcctctccttccagatcttgctcttgctctccgttgggcactgagtacatttcgataagggcctgaaagaaagcaggaagaataaagtcagtcgacgcagtatAGACAGCTGCGCTAGTGGATTCAGATTATAATCAAAGGCTCAGAACCGGACCTTTTCTGGTTcgtgggactggtcgaatggaggaactctcctggctcccctggggttgtccttgtttccggtgatgcccgacagccacccctccagtgtgtcgtcatcaacctcctccgggtgaatccgagtggtgtcatcaagacccgaatacatccacatcggatggtctcgagcttgaagaggctggatgcgccgccgaaggaaaacctccaagagatccataccagtgaccccgtcacagataagctggaccactcgtttGACCAGCACCCTAacttgcgccttctcctccgggagcaccttcaaagaggagggtttcctcactcggtccatggtaaaaggagggaggccagtcgactgccctggcgtcggctggtctttgcagtaaaaccaggtcaacTGCCACCCGCGGACctagtcgggaagaatcatggctggaaaggaacttttccctctcatctgaacaccaagacccccacacatctgaatcacttgtgttctctcgtcactcggattggcctttttcaccgtctgagaacaacaggtgaaaatgtgcttgaaaagaccccagtgaggccgacaacccaagaaattctcgcacaaagacacgaaagcagcgagatacatGATTGTgctgggagtgaagtggtggagttgtgccccaaagaaattcagaaatccccgaaataaagggtgaggaggcaaggaaaatccatggttgacgtgggtggcaaggagaacgcgctcaccctcccgaggttgcggctcggattccttccccggaagtcGCGCCGATCCATGGGGGGTCAGTCCTCCATCGGCTAGATCATCGAGGTCTTCTTGGCAGAtcgccgagcggatccagtcgccctggatccagcccttcggcaggctggctcatgaggaagatccaccccgactggtcgccttccccttcgcctttgccgttgccttcttcgcccgctctagagccgccgtcttctccttccccatcgtcgccggcgagatgcgtACGGAGCGGcgcgctggggcgagagcgagcgcgacgaagaagcctgaagaggagaagaggaaatgagaacgcactgttcaagaaaccccggtccgacgccttatatgaggtcgctTCTGAGTGGCTGgctggtaggcccggacgatcctgtcaaatcccgtaacaatcgcgcgcgtgatacgtggcgaaaaaggtggcgcggggatcaagGCGGCTCcaccctatcccatccgattactgcggcctcccccgtcccgcgcgcttcccaaaattcgaatcccgcgaaacctgcgagcagcagaacaacttgtcagacggaagatctcctccacaccgtcactcggagctttttgagtaaagaaactcactcgacaaaaaactaagaatggatcaatgcgactgaaaaggaagttgctgtcatcactcaggttcattgatccgaaacaagatatgctcatggcatgaaaaatgagtcggagaagttctcaactccttccccactcaaacctcgatccattcaggggctaatgatgaagctatgtacctagggtagggtcatggacctgtcctaactgccctacccaaggacatctctagaagaaatcacctttccatcgacttggaggtgttccactcgacagactcgaagacactcgaccaagaagcaatcactcgaccaagatccaaccactcgacggccgggagacctaaagtcactccgcatgctaacggtcggtcattaagtagcttttatggtcatcatagcactttattaggggcgttaccagtaatgctcgaccttaatgtatttgaaaccctgcataactgagggccggaggggtctagcgaactctatataagccaccccctcctcagtgtaaagggttcgcacccctgtaattcatacacacataatccagtcgaccgcctctgggctccgagacgtagggctattacttcctccgagaagggcctgaactcgtaaacctcgtgtgcttacaactactccatagctaagatcttacctctccatacctacccccctacattactgtcagacttagaaccatgacagtatGCGCTAGGATTCCCCCCCTAAAAAGCTTCACAACTTTTGAGCAGATCATGGTCTAGATTAAAACATGTCCTTTACTTATGAAGGGGTAATATAGAAAATTCACATTATAAAAACACTTGAAATAAAAAATATAACGAGCGCTCTAGAAACCCATGGCGGCTAGTGCGACTTGTTTGGAGGTATTCGTATCCTTCCCAACCCTAATCCACTACCCCGGTCGTCCATGTATCTGTCAGAAGTGTTAGACTCCTCCACTTTATCTTACTCCTCACATTACCATCATCCGACATAGTATGACGACATCTTAGCCCCTTGTATTCACATCACGCGGTGTTCAAACCGCACAAGCCACGAGGCCTTTTTTTAACGAGAGTGGTGTACCCAAGCACCCCTACTGAAATTGGCATTCCCTTGATCCAAAGAAAGAAAGAGTAAAAAAACCAAacactcccccccacacacacctccAGTGTTCCTATGCACCGAATTGTACACAACCAATAGTTTCTACATTACTACATATGAATGATGCTTACAGTTGAAATAAAAGGCAACTCATTGTCGCTTACAACTAAATAGAAAAAGGCTACTAGGAGTAGAGTTTGACATGGGCCAAAGTAAGTGCATTATATATCCTTATTTCTAGTGCGTGATTGCCACCCAAGATTGCAATAGAACACCGGGTCAACTGACAATCCAATCCCTGGTGTTCTATTATATCTCAAGTTAAATACTAAAAAGAGCTACTATGAGTAGAGTATGAGATGAACCAGAGTAAGTGCATTATGTATATCCTCAATTATAGTGTGCGGTCACCACCCAAGATTGCAACAGAACACCAAGTTGGTTGATGAAACCAATctagtccaatcccttattgaacTAAAAGTCGGTATATGTACTTAGGAGTTGCCTAACTAAAGCATGCAGTTCAACTTGATAGATCTAGTAAGATTCAACTCGATAATCGTTTAATTCCTAATggtttttagaaaaaaaatagtTACAATAACTAACTCAAACGAAATATAAGTGAACAATCAAACATCGAACGGCTCCACATGGCTTCCAAATAAAAGTAATTATCAGATCGAGTAATAAATTGTTTATTCCTTGCTCTCAATATGAGGTTATACATAACATATTTTGGTCTATCGTAACAAGTACTAGCTAGTATTTCAGTCTCTACTAGCAAATGTTGCAATAGCAAACAGCCTTCATGGCGTTCTTCTTCTCACAGTGGTAGTCCTTGAGGCTGCCCTTCCTATCACGTGCAAACACCTCACACGTGGCCTTGCACAGCGGCTTGGTGCAGAAAAACTCCCCGCCGTCGTCAACGACCGCGCAATTCTCTGCACAACACCAACAAAACAGAAACCACTATATTAGAATATTAGCGACAAACCCCCCATTAGATTAGATTATACGTGTTTGACAAACACAATTAAACACACCTGCAGAAATAGGAGTACCCACAAGTGCTAGCACCACGAGGAAGCAAACAATAGCAGCCCGTGTGTCCATCCCAAGAGTTCTCTCTTTTTTTGAACTAGGAAGGAAAAATATGTGTTCTCTTCGTCTATTTTAATTTGGCTATGGGGCTAATGTTTATGTCTTGGAGTGCTTGGAGTGTTGTCTTATATAGACTTATTGAAAGGGACAAAAATAAAAGCATTTAAATCCTTGTTAAACTTAGAAAAAGAGATAGAGGTGAGTCACACCCCAAAAATGGAAGCACTTAATGCTGGGTGAGAAATTAAATGAAAAAGGCAAAGAATATATGAGTGATGTTTATCTAATAATTAAGGCTATAATTTTCGACTACAAAATAAGCATGACCATTCAAAAAAATGGAGTCATCGTTTTGTGGCTGGTGACATTGATCAAAAATGTTTTTGTTATAAAAAATGTCTAGCCACTTTAATTGCAAGCACCATTGTGCACTGAAATTCAATTGACTTCAACAAAACAATCAATATGAATTGCATCTTGATATGTAATCAGCTAAAACTAAGATTGTATGTTGTCTCGAGTTGACTAAATCTCCATGTTTGGCTAGACAATGTTTCAAACTGTGTCAATTTGCACGGCACCTGGGACAATGCAATGTCAAATCTTGCACTATTTTAAACCACCACAAGATAAGCAACCTGAGTTGGGCCCATGCCTCTTGCCACCCGCTGGCGTCCACCTCGAAATCTATACCAATATAATTTTTGTGtcacatgaatcatatagtattgGTCTAAAATATCTTTTCTCTCGTTGCAAAATATAAAAGAAAAATCGGCACAACAATATTATATAGACCCATCGCAACACTAGCATGCTTCACAGTGGGTGGGTCCCATGTAAATACATTTGGAAATACCTCAAAAATGCATATGTGTATTATTTATTATTGTCCAAGAATTCCACATGCTCACTCACAACAAACTGTTGAAGAATTCCGTGCAACTTAGAAACTAACGTATGCAACAATGTGATCACAACATTTGTGTTAGGACTTACAAAACTACATTACATTGTAGCATGTCACACATGTGTATGTAGTATAACGCAAATGAGTTCACAGCAGACCAAAACAACAAATGGTAACTACAAAAAAATTCCATAAATCTAACATTTTACAACCAAAAAATTTGGTGGGCACTGACCTCACCTCATCAAACTTGCTCTAATATTCTAGTTAGTGTAAAGTTTTGGTTTAAGCTAAAGTTGCTCTAGTATTATACCACaacaaaaaggaaagaaatggGGGAAAACAAAGAAGAGCAGAGCAGGGTGGGTTACTTGGATCTAAGCCGACCAATATAAATCGCATTGCCCTCCTAAATCCTGATTACTCAAGCCGGCCCAAAATTGAGGGGCCACTAAAATAGAAGTTGAGCCTATGGTGCAAGAACAGAAAACCCGCCTAAGCCATTGGATTGGATATGGATGGCACATGATCTGGTTGAGCGATCTCAGGCCACTTAATGTATATTTTATGAAAAAAACCTATTAACAGTTAGGTATAAAACAAAACATTGGCGGTGACCACCTTAAGTATCTCATCTCCCAATCCAATAGTGGAGTTAACGACCATTTACAGATTTCAGGTTTTTTCCAGCGACCATTTATAGAATTTGCACATCCTCATATCCTATAAGTTTTATAAAATATATTTTCACATATCGAGCACAAATATATGGTTGTAAGAATGAAGAACTCATACTCATGCTTGTTTTAATTCTAGTATTTACACCCCTAAGGTTGTTAAGGTCCGGTTACAAAAACTCAAATTTAATTCTCTTATAAGAACTTGGTAGAGCCCTGTCATAGTGCACATCCTCTCATGGATTCGATAACTCAGGTTTGCTCCTTCGGGAAAAGGCAGGGAAACCTTTGCTATCCAAACCGGATCTCAAAGAGCACCACCCATCTCTCACCCTACTCGATGATACAACATCGACAACAAGGTACGTGTGTAACAAACCGTCTGCTCCCTCGCTCTGTCACTATGGTGCTATTCATCACATCAAGTCGGGACCCATTTCCTTCCTTTTGAGGTTAAAAATTAAGGTTTCTAGTCTATATGAGGGCCTTCGGATTCAACTTATAAGAATGTTAGTTCAAATATAATGATGATTATTTCAAGTGGATGGTTATGTGAACTATGTTGGTAGAGTGGTGGGCGATGACTGTTGCGGCGGACTTCAGGGATGTTTGATCTATCCACCTGGCTTGATCAAGCAGCATCGACATTCGTGCATCATTGTTTTGTTGAATGTGTTGGTTCGATTTGCTTGTTGCAGGGGTGATAGCCTCTGGTCCGACGTTTGGTTACACGAGACAATAAGCTCCCCTTGTAAAGGTGTATGATGTGGGAATTATGTGTTGTACTCCTCAGGTGCAAACGCACGTATATGTGATGTACAGGAGTAGGccacgacctcaactatacaaggcagctaggaggtgggcccaatacacaaatatgcacaacacatatactcaacacccccccccccacgcagtcgaagcggcactgcgctgacgcaaagactggaccagaactcctcaaatgacgccgtaggcaagttgttggtcatgatatctgcaaattgttgggaagtagggacgtgtaaaacacgaatatggtCGAGGGCCACCTGTTCCcaaacaaaatgaatatccaactcaatatgcttggtccgtcgatgatgcaccgggttagcggagaggtagaccgctgAGACGTTGTCACAAtagaccaccgtggcacggtcaatagggaaagagagctcctgaagcagctaGCGAAGCCACGAACACTCAGCGACGGTGTTGGCCAACGCACGATACTCAActcagcactggaacgagagaccgtaAGCTGTCGCATGGATgaccacgagataagtgagggtccaaggtagacacaatagcccgaggtggagcgacgagtgtcagggcagcccgcccagtctgcatTGGAGTAGGCGGTGAGGGCTGTGTCGGCAGAGGCATGAAGCGTGAcaccaagatccatagtgccacagacaTAGCGGAGAATCCGTTTGACAACAGCCTAGTGAacatctcgaggagcatgcatatgaagacacacctacTGCACGAcatactggatctccggtcgagttaaagtgaggtactgaagagcaccaacaataGACCAATAAaaagcagcatccgaagcaggagaaccatccgtgaagaaagcttggccttcgtatcaacaggcaTAGCAGCAGGCATGCAGTTAAGCATGTTGGCCCGCTCCAGGAGCTCACAAGCATACTTCCGCTTATGAAGGAAGAATCCATCCAGACGGCACAGCACCTCAACACTGAGGAAGttgtgcaaaggacccaagtccttgatggcaaactcagcgcgaagacgagccgtgagctgactgaggagaccagccgtacatgccgtcaggatgatgtcgtcgacatagagcaaaAAGTAGGCCATGTCAGAGCCCTAatgatagacgaagagcgaggcATCCGAGCGGGTGgagcggaacccaagctggtggagaaacgCTGCGATGCGGTGGTACCAAGCACGCAGAgcctgcttgagtccatacaaggaccgcgaaagcaggcacacgtggtcgggaagcgTCGGGTCAACAAACCCAGTGtgctgctggcagaagacctgctaCTCTAGCtgaccatggaggaaggcattGGAGACATCCGTCTagtgcaccggccaagcacgggagaccgcaacGTGAAGAACCGTGTGTATCGTGCTGGGCTTGACGACCGGAGTGAATGTGTCGATGAAGTCGATGCCAGCATGCTGTCGGAAGCCACGGACGACCTAGCGCGGtttgtagcgatcaagggtaccatcgggacggagcttgtgtttgaagacccacttcccggtaatcacgttggcgtgcTGGGGATGGTTAACAAGCTGCCACGTTCAGTTgtgcatgtaacatcccaaattttcaatttggaatgttatacactagatcatcattgcatatcatatttattgcattttggttggtCCTAGAAATTTTTCTCAACTCAAGGAccatcggagagagttggggatttcgttattttcatatttgagttgtctctaattttgaaaatagggtcatttgattttatttattttatcttcaataaatttctatcacaaaaatatgagagagggaataaaatgactttcccaaaataaagaaatattgaggatttaataaaaaatcaaataagattttatttggttttatttgctatttatttgaattaggaaaaaatgcgcgtttttcaaaattgtatttaggccccaaataaatgttcatcctgtgcggcttgattttagaagccggagaaaatttatttcgggatttttggagtccgtttagtatttcttttatttttttttctgcgcgttattattaaaaaaacgcgaactgactccgggccgtacccgagcgggactccgcccggggcagcccttataagccgccgcccgggGCCCGAGTCAGCCCAcccgggccgaaaccctagccccgatgccgccagcgccgccgcccgccgccgcctcgccgctcgccgGACCCGCCGCCCGGTTTTTTTTAATCCGCGGTTTATTTTTCAGATTCGTTTTTTTATTAAAACGGTTTTTTCGGTTTAGACTAATTAGCGAGctttcgctcgttcgttcgttttaacgaacatgttcgtcgtttagatccagttaacgaacgttcgttcgttagactgttcgtcgtttttctttttctcggattaaatccacgatttttctgatcgcgatttctgatccgatttttgttttagtataacttttcgctcgtttatcggaatcaggcgattcaagcgcctggagtttcgtctcaaaacgctctttccgtttaaccaacttaaacaagtttttgccactgtaaaaattgccctagacccagaatagtaaacgaagtctgtttcttttgccgtttgtctttcgttgcttcgttcgatttgattctttttgccagccggagttcttaagttgaactttctggttagatctcttatttgagttttacttgtgcattagttgagtacttattgtatgcttgtttgtttgcgatagagtacccggagtgcaccgcttgttACATCGAATCACtaagtttcgcggatcatcagcaaggcaagtaacactttgatcataccctctactacccagttttattgcattagattaacCCTtatacattgcatgattaggatctaattaaattgtgggtttgggaagtagttgaggtagtacctattacctatttattatcaaacctttgggagttacttctacgtttgtttATTTTTGCTatgatatgctagtagacgtggattgggtgagtgatatccatgacagatgtgagatttttaaatcaatggtttatctatggtggcaacttaaatacacatctgggtggattgaggtacctgggtattccaggattgcctgttttcttttggaccgccacccaggctcaaagggatcatgagatttttcatgctagaaacttccgtgtgcagccacaagctattacgggctctagcatagttgactaagttgtgcaaactcttacagtggtagactagcagatgtaggggatgtaggtggtacggtctacccatcgtaaggtgctagcgcttctgaaagactatgtctcggtcatccgtttctcaaacaccgtgtagtgcgagaatccaaacggaggtgatcgagtcttgtggggaaaattgcgcaaacctctgcagagtgtataaactaatcatgattagtcgtgtccccggttatggacatcttgagtatctagtacctggattatcatgtgaatctcaacatgttactataaattttaatttgatgggtttgtttaatgatgttacttaattgggattgaggatgctgtcaaccattctcaatgttgaacaaccaccataatagttaaataaaaatttattcctttgcagtagggaaaaattggctttacgcaaaactgtaaccatagagctttccaccagccaaatatgcatatagtatagctgtttcattccattactctctacgtgttacattgccagcatattccatgtgctgacccgttttcgggctgcaacgttaatgttgcagacttttcagacgatgattaaggagttttaggtcgtggttctatactcagtgatgccgttggagttgatggactcacgtatcttccaagccttccgctgttatcgttattagatggacttaagccatatttattgtaataagttctctattgagacactcgatgtaataagtgtgcgattgctactctgttatttttcctttcaagtactgtgtggtgtcagcattactgatccagggatgacaccagagcatagagattggaccgtttgaggtctggtcgctacaagatggtatcagagcacacgctgactgtaggacacgaccactaagctaaagacctagatcactactcactcttctcttCTGGCCTCTcctcttttctattctttaggatggcggatgcaaggaacaagttcacacaaccggacgaagatacaccctttggacgtcacttgaaggaagtcactagatacctgaacataggagtaccaagcttcaccggaacctacaatgccactttacctgaagaagagcgctggatgattcaagttcaagttccaggaaggacgttcatgccagtcagagcccatagagttttcttttgatgcaccaacttggagtctagcaaagagcatggcagctcacatcgccatgggacgcattggagaatcctaccgcaatgatctcaaggatactatctaccagatttgtgggcgccgagatgagcactgggagatgattagcaccagaaaggatagatcaattgcagcttttatccaggagttaaaccagcacattcgacgtcatgagattcagatgtgcgccgacatgatagacctgaagaaggcaaggacaagaatcaaggaactggaggaagaactcaaggctacacgtgaagattatgaagaggaaatcgaagtattagtggggaagaatgacgatctgatcaagaagattgtaatatttatgggaggccctacgccagtagatgaagacgaaga is from Triticum aestivum cultivar Chinese Spring chromosome 3A, IWGSC CS RefSeq v2.1, whole genome shotgun sequence and encodes:
- the LOC123059691 gene encoding putative defensin-like protein 134, whose amino-acid sequence is MDTRAAIVCFLVVLALVGTPISAENCAVVDDGGEFFCTKPLCKATCEVFARDRKGSLKDYHCEKKNAMKAVCYCNIC